Proteins encoded by one window of Rhinolophus ferrumequinum isolate MPI-CBG mRhiFer1 chromosome 13, mRhiFer1_v1.p, whole genome shotgun sequence:
- the PAIP2B gene encoding polyadenylate-binding protein-interacting protein 2B encodes MNGSSVVNASPSVKSKEDQGLSGHDEKENPFAEYMWMENEEDFNRQVEEELQEQDFLDRCFQEMLDEEDQDWFIPSRDLPQAMGQLQQQLNGLSVSDGHDSEDILSKSNLNPDAKEFIPGVKY; translated from the exons ATGAATGGATCCAGTGTGGTGAATGCATCGCCCAGTGTGAAATCCAAAGAGGACCAGGGGTTAAGTGGGCACGATGAGAAGGAAAACCCATTTGCGGAGTATATGTGGATGGAGAATGAAGAAGATTTCAACAGACAG GTGGAGGAAGAGCTGCAAGAGCAAGACTTTTTGGACCGCTGCTTCCAGGAGATGCTGGATGAGGAAGACCAAGACTGGTTCATTCCATCACGGGACCTGCCTCAGGCCATGGGACAGTTGCAACAACAGTTAAATGGACTGTCGGTCAGTGATGGTCATGATTCTGAAGACATTTTG AGCAAAAGTAACCTGAACCCGGATGCCAAGGAATTTATTCCAGGAGTGAAGTACTAA